Genomic DNA from Lactuca sativa cultivar Salinas chromosome 8, Lsat_Salinas_v11, whole genome shotgun sequence:
cgtccaaggccttatcaagAGGGgaattggattgctttgaggctaagttatccaattagggttttaaggtgaaaccTTAGGAgctcacaagtataaatagacccttggggttgtggaaatcggcacccttgtgattggagtaaccctagagccgatttctcacctctctcCTTCTCTCAAATCATCTACTTGCTAgttagtgtttgtaagccattagaggagtgacatttgtgactctaagctccaagaagaagaaggttttcaagcaagtaattcaaggtattattctagatctattttcatatgttttgattgttagtttacattagatctagccatgaaagtcttggatatattgcatattcaattagagaaacctagatccaagctatagggttgtatgtgcacatagggaaagttcttatgtccaaaacccatcacatttgtgtgtttatcattaggatttaatatgaagcttatcattcatcccaaattggttatagcaatcatgaagcatgatatgccaagattcctcataagTTGTATGGAGGTTGgagaagcccacaacacacctttttaatcaaaattaaagatccaattgaatcaattgaatccaagaagttgattagccttaagaatgaagtaATCCCCAATTCCTAtaggatgtcaatgcttacacatccataaaagagttatgattcataagctagagataaTGTCTACCGTCATAAATCCCTTGTTCTAAGTAAATTTAATGATTCAAtgctaaaccaaagaaataaaccaacaattgcttattaaagtaccaagctcatgatcaaagcattaaacaagcataggaaatatgaactagaatcatagacataagataaatgataaataagcataaatccttcaaaaacccATAAACATTCAAAGGTTTTAGCCAAGGTCTACCAAAATAGAGgatttagccactcatggcaatagaataacaatcacaaaagtcCAATTGCATTAAGAAACTAACAATTACTTTGGAAGATAAGAAGAATGTGTATCCAAGCTCCCAAAATCGCCTCCTCTAGTCTCTAATGGTGGAAAATCAAAGTGATAGTTGAAAGATCCAATCCCCAAGGTAAATGGtaagccaaatgaccaaaatgccaaaaactgggcagttgcgcgggtaccAGCGCACGTGAGATTCCACCCTCGCAAGTGTTGTTGGAATGCTATTAGCTCATTTTTCCTCCACTAACCATTCCACTACTAAAGATTCCATTTGTCCCCTCCATATCCCACATGATTCAAATTAATCAATCatcttttagcttcaaatatggatgctccaagcccaaaataaTAATCCATAACCCATCTTCACAAGCCTACTTCATCCAAGTCTTTAGCTTTTTAAGCCCAAATCTCATTTAATGGATCTGCAAAGCCCAATAATGCCTCAGAAGCCCACAAGTCCCATTCCAAGTTAATCCACAACTGCAACAAGCtccaaaaccctacaaaatacctcatgcaaaataaaaagtctccgatacgatccatgataaagaaaataaataaaatacaatgctTTATTGATAAAAagatctaaaaatctaaaataaactaataaaaataagaaaataaaataagctatcaatACCTAATAATATTTTGGATCATATAATTTTGAATCATAATATTATGGATAATCATTCGTTATCAAATTATGTTTGATCATAATATATTCAACTAAATCAAGTTTTTCTTCAAAATATTTTAGATCATAACAAATTAATGATCATAAACATATTGATTCGTAACGTTTTTAGATCACAAATATTTTGAATCGTCTAATTTTGGATCATATCGTTTtcaacatttttatttttaaacttgtaatattttaaaataaaatctgaTAGTAAATAGCCTTACTTTTGgggaaaaaattcaaaaaattaaaatatatgatATATAGCAACGCTTTAAAAAGATTTTTTATTTTGAGGTGGAAAATTTTTCACAACTTAGTTTTTTTATATGTTGGTTTATATTATTTTCAATCAAATTAAGTTTTTCATATATAAGTTATGGTTcataaacaaaattttattttataacatACTTTTATATAACATATTTTGTATCGCATCATATGTTTTGCAGTTTATTTGTAAGAAAGATACCACGCTGTCCATGTGCTATTTTTTCCTCTTCGTGATATTCAACGAGTTTCGTGTATTTGTCTATAACAAGAAAAACGTAGTATGCCATGCATAAATACATGTACCCCTGCTTCTTCATCTTTACAAAAACCAGCTTCCGCTTCGCTCCCCAACATCGTCCCATCTTCACACACTACTCCTCTCCTTAATTTACAAATCCAAGTACCACAGCTCTGAAGCCAGATCCCAAACGATGGACCATTTAGATTACAATCCGCATCCACGTATTCTTGGTGGAAGAGTCGAAGAGCTTTCCGAACTTGCAGGAGAGGAAGAACAACCCCCTACACTTAATCCACGACGTGCTTGGTGAGTTCTATTTCATGTTATAATGAGATTACATTATTCCGGGATCATGACTACCGTGACTCTGTTTTTTATTCAAGTACAAATGCTTGATATTCCGGTTTTAATTCAGTGCTGAATTGTTGTGAATAAGGTTAGGAGGTTTTGTGTCTATGTTGTGGTCGATGTAGGTTTTGTagtgtagtggtggtggtggcggcggcggcGGGGAGGGGGAgctcgagtgatggctgttgATTCCGATCAAAATTTCCCAAGATTTCATAGTAATTAATTCTCTATCTGTAAATTATTTCAAACATACCCTGACCCTGTTTCCATGGTATAtttgatgggtggtggtggaagAAGAATGTGAGTGAGAATTTGGGTTTTGATTCGGTTAATGAGGGTTCCGGCGATGGCATGATCGCCGGGAGTGGTAGATTTCGTTTTAATAGTGTaggggtggtggcggtggtggtgatgACGGTGGTGGCAGGGGAGGGGAGGTGTTGCTGGCGGTTGGATCAGTGACGGCTGATGATTCCAATCCTAATTTTTCCATGGAGGGAGGTGGACAAAGGAAAGGAAAACGAGTTCATTTTAGCTCACTTTGTAAATTGTTCTTCGCTTTTCAGATTCATGATACATTTATTAATGTGATGATATTTGTGTTTTATTTCAGGATTCATGATTACTCAGCAATCTTGTATCTAATGTACACTGCAACTCTTGTAACCATCTACTTACCAATCATATCACTTCTTCAATTGAAGTTTCAAAACCAACAAAAATCTCCTTTTGAAACAAGTGGTTTCTTTATGAACTTATCAGTTGTTGCTTTATGTATAGCTACAGCCACTTCAGGAGTCCTATTTTACATAAACCATCGGTTGCAAAACTCAACAATGCAGGACTTCTCTCTTGTTCATTACATGATCCTAAAAGGAGTGTTTTCCTTCTTTGGCATCCTCACCCCTGTTTCCCTCGTCCTCGTCTTAATCATCCCTAACAAGCTTGATTGGATTAGATACGTAATTATATGTGTACTCCTTGGGGTCGTAGCCATATCTAACTTCCGTGTCTACAAGAGGTTAAATGACATGTAAGACGAGATCAACATGGAAGCTCATCAAATGGTCTAAAAGTGCCACGTTTGAAATTATCATTCGTGAGAATTAACTGAAgacatttttcatatatatatatatatatatatatatatatatatatatatata
This window encodes:
- the LOC111914307 gene encoding uncharacterized protein LOC111914307; protein product: MDHLDYNPHPRILGGRVEELSELAGEEEQPPTLNPRRAWIHDYSAILYLMYTATLVTIYLPIISLLQLKFQNQQKSPFETSGFFMNLSVVALCIATATSGVLFYINHRLQNSTMQDFSLVHYMILKGVFSFFGILTPVSLVLVLIIPNKLDWIRYVIICVLLGVVAISNFRVYKRLNDM